From Gemmatimonadaceae bacterium, the proteins below share one genomic window:
- the mtnA gene encoding S-methyl-5-thioribose-1-phosphate isomerase translates to MVIVARVKGGRLSGTQVQSIHSGVPTEKPVVQSLRWSPEGALRIVDQRLLPSAVVEVDLRTVEAVADAIRTLAVRGAPAIGVAAAMGLAAATRVATSAEGGTAAIADVAMARTFVRDGAALLRATRPTAVNLGWALDRMLAVLDRDPAIALEPLVAALRHEAEGIRAEDEAMCAALGANGLELLKDGARILTHCNAGALATAGIGTALAPVYAAHARGMRVSVYADETRPLLQGARLTAWELSRAGVQVTLIADNMAASLMAAGQVDVVLVGADRIAANGDVANKIGTYGLAVLARHHQIPFVVVAPSSTVDAQTPTGAEIPIETRGAEELTQLAGQDVAAAGVAVHNPAFDVTPAALITHIVTERGVLVPPFRFDHLPITPPPA, encoded by the coding sequence ATGGTCATCGTCGCTCGCGTGAAGGGCGGTCGGCTGTCGGGAACGCAGGTGCAATCTATACATTCGGGTGTGCCCACAGAAAAACCGGTCGTACAGAGCCTGCGCTGGTCGCCTGAGGGGGCGCTGCGCATCGTGGACCAGCGGTTGCTGCCGTCGGCGGTGGTCGAAGTGGACCTGCGGACCGTGGAGGCGGTGGCGGATGCCATTCGCACGCTGGCCGTGCGTGGTGCGCCTGCCATCGGCGTCGCGGCCGCGATGGGACTCGCCGCCGCCACACGCGTTGCGACAAGCGCCGAGGGCGGCACGGCTGCCATCGCCGACGTGGCGATGGCCCGCACCTTCGTGCGTGATGGCGCGGCGCTGCTTCGCGCCACGCGCCCAACGGCGGTGAACCTCGGCTGGGCGCTCGACCGCATGCTCGCGGTGTTGGATCGCGATCCGGCGATCGCGCTCGAGCCCCTGGTCGCGGCGCTGCGCCACGAGGCGGAGGGCATCCGCGCCGAGGACGAGGCGATGTGCGCCGCGCTTGGCGCCAACGGGCTCGAGTTGCTGAAGGACGGGGCGCGCATCCTCACGCACTGCAATGCCGGTGCGCTGGCGACCGCGGGCATTGGCACGGCACTGGCGCCGGTCTATGCGGCGCACGCAAGGGGTATGCGAGTGTCGGTCTACGCGGACGAGACGCGTCCCTTGCTGCAGGGAGCGCGGCTCACCGCCTGGGAGCTCTCGCGCGCCGGTGTGCAGGTGACGCTGATCGCCGACAACATGGCGGCGAGCCTGATGGCGGCGGGTCAGGTGGATGTGGTGCTCGTCGGCGCCGACCGCATCGCCGCCAACGGGGACGTGGCCAACAAGATCGGGACCTATGGATTGGCCGTGTTGGCGCGGCACCACCAGATTCCCTTCGTGGTCGTCGCGCCGTCGAGTACGGTGGACGCGCAGACGCCGACGGGTGCGGAGATCCCCATCGAGACGCGCGGCGCCGAGGAGCTGACGCAGTTGGCCGGCCAGGACGTGGCGGCCGCTGGCGTGGCCGTGCACAATCCCGCCTTCGACGTCACGCCGGCGGCGTTGATCACGCACATCGTCACGGAGCGCGGCGTGCTGGTGCCGCCGTTCCGCTTCGACCACCTCCCGATCACCCCTCCACCCGCCTAA